In Gimesia benthica, a single window of DNA contains:
- a CDS encoding pilus assembly FimT family protein, with product MRIRNKNHPERKVLLNHRGGFTLFEAFISMILVGATMAVALPAFKAIGQQRKDIDQRYLVVTAVGNLSERIRAESSGKDLSQERLNHYQSALIGELDLNDPQVELSLVNTDDEEVSGVRQVAIKVSWRNIYGENVDPVTLTLWLYE from the coding sequence ATGAGAATTCGCAATAAAAATCATCCAGAACGAAAGGTCCTCTTAAATCATCGAGGTGGATTTACCCTCTTTGAAGCCTTTATTTCAATGATTCTGGTGGGGGCAACGATGGCAGTGGCACTTCCCGCGTTTAAGGCTATTGGCCAGCAGAGGAAAGACATCGATCAAAGGTATCTGGTTGTCACAGCTGTCGGAAATCTGTCTGAACGAATTCGTGCAGAAAGTTCCGGGAAGGACTTGAGTCAGGAGCGTCTCAATCACTATCAGTCAGCGCTGATTGGGGAGTTAGATCTCAATGATCCTCAAGTAGAACTCTCTTTAGTCAACACAGATGATGAGGAAGTATCTGGAGTCCGTCAGGTTGCTATCAAAGTCTCCTGGAGAAATATCTACGGGGAAAATGTTGATCCTGTTACGCTGACCCTCTGGTTATATGAATGA
- a CDS encoding type II secretion system F family protein, giving the protein MITSGGLRWRVGPFQPRMDTGTHVVVVAGEITTFMMNSKQPKSQSVSAESLADLNDELAAMVRTGIPLDEGLRNAAKYLKADSQNFIRHLLQKIEEGASLDEAVQSEAIQLPSTYVALIKSGIKMGRLPEALTSFASFARARMDLRRELGSALIYPVIILIIAFMLSLFVCFIIFPELVTANEIFQLKNTLVMNTLMSLFGFYQNWFILIPAVFLVLLFSWKFSRHSFMLSREVNQSGLKSLAANIAYGWVPGYRRLVLDMNYSTFAEMAGVLLSYHIPLSDSLVLAAECTGNSKMINQVRAVAEKLEQGEGIKGSIQSAAELPGYIQSMLMNPAHQNRLPDIMSEIARVYQTRVLNRIEWIKNIVPVGLVVLVAGGITVCYALLVFLPFVEILKMLGSPSV; this is encoded by the coding sequence TTGATCACATCTGGCGGTCTGCGCTGGCGGGTCGGACCATTTCAGCCTAGAATGGACACAGGAACACATGTTGTCGTGGTGGCCGGTGAGATAACAACATTCATGATGAACTCGAAACAACCCAAATCCCAGAGCGTATCAGCTGAAAGTTTAGCTGATCTCAATGATGAGTTGGCTGCGATGGTCCGTACTGGGATTCCGTTAGATGAAGGGCTCAGAAATGCCGCAAAATATTTGAAAGCGGATTCGCAGAACTTCATCAGGCATCTGCTGCAAAAAATTGAGGAAGGAGCTTCTCTGGATGAGGCTGTCCAGTCCGAAGCGATCCAGTTACCGTCTACCTACGTCGCGCTCATCAAATCAGGAATCAAAATGGGGCGTTTGCCGGAAGCGCTGACATCCTTTGCTTCATTTGCTCGCGCCAGGATGGATTTGCGGCGCGAACTCGGATCAGCATTGATCTATCCAGTGATAATTTTGATTATCGCCTTTATGCTTTCGCTGTTTGTCTGTTTCATTATTTTTCCAGAACTGGTCACCGCGAATGAGATATTTCAGCTCAAAAATACTTTAGTGATGAACACGCTCATGAGCCTGTTCGGATTTTACCAGAACTGGTTCATACTGATTCCAGCGGTATTTCTGGTCTTGCTTTTCAGCTGGAAATTCAGTCGGCATTCATTCATGTTGTCTCGAGAAGTCAATCAGTCTGGTTTGAAATCTCTGGCAGCCAACATTGCATATGGGTGGGTCCCCGGCTATCGCAGGTTGGTGCTCGATATGAACTATTCCACTTTTGCGGAAATGGCCGGAGTTTTGCTTTCATATCATATTCCTTTATCTGATTCACTCGTACTCGCAGCAGAATGTACAGGCAATTCGAAAATGATCAATCAGGTCCGTGCAGTGGCGGAAAAACTTGAACAGGGTGAGGGAATTAAAGGCAGTATTCAGTCTGCAGCAGAATTACCTGGATATATTCAATCCATGTTGATGAATCCCGCACATCAAAATCGCCTGCCGGATATCATGTCCGAAATTGCCCGTGTTTATCAGACGCGCGTATTAAACCGTATTGAATGGATCAAAAACATCGTCCCTGTGGGATTAGTCGTATTAGTCGCAGGTGGTATTACAGTCTGTTATGCACTGCTAGTATTTTTACCCTTCGTCGAGATTTTGAAAATGCTGGGAAGTCCTTCGGTCTAA
- a CDS encoding DUF1559 domain-containing protein, producing MPHLDLLPKLKLTHKKSGFTLIELLVVIAIIAILIALLLPAVQQAREAAHRASCKNNLMQINIAIQNYEMAHNVLPSGTINPTGPVRSESKGYHVSWILQILPYLDERVAFNKFNFKESVYAPVNKQVAEYQIPLLSCPSNPSPGNTYAGMQNDIEAPIDVNNNGVLFLNSSVRYDEILDGSSKTIFVGEFAGGNQRGWVSGTRSTLRNAGTSINAKGLNYYPGKAQFDARTSEGESTEAAGESKAAENPLSVGGFSSYHTGGAQFGLGDGSVRFLSENIDETVYQALANRHDGQLLPEF from the coding sequence ATGCCACATTTAGATTTGTTGCCTAAGCTGAAGCTCACGCATAAAAAGAGTGGTTTCACCTTAATTGAGTTGCTGGTCGTGATTGCCATTATCGCAATTCTCATCGCATTACTCTTGCCAGCTGTGCAGCAGGCAAGAGAGGCGGCCCATCGTGCGTCCTGTAAAAATAATCTGATGCAGATCAATATCGCAATTCAGAATTATGAGATGGCGCATAACGTACTGCCTTCCGGGACAATCAATCCTACGGGGCCTGTGCGAAGTGAATCAAAGGGTTATCACGTCAGTTGGATCCTTCAGATTCTACCGTATCTCGACGAACGAGTTGCATTCAATAAGTTCAATTTTAAAGAGAGTGTTTATGCCCCGGTGAATAAGCAGGTTGCCGAGTATCAGATTCCGTTGCTCAGTTGCCCTTCGAACCCTTCTCCGGGAAATACCTATGCAGGGATGCAGAATGACATCGAAGCACCAATCGATGTGAATAATAATGGAGTTCTGTTTCTCAACAGCAGCGTGCGGTACGACGAAATTCTGGATGGGTCTTCAAAAACAATCTTTGTTGGTGAATTCGCTGGCGGTAATCAACGAGGCTGGGTCTCAGGAACACGTTCCACATTGAGGAATGCTGGCACCAGTATTAACGCCAAAGGGTTGAACTACTATCCTGGTAAAGCTCAGTTCGATGCACGAACTTCAGAAGGTGAGTCTACTGAGGCAGCTGGGGAATCGAAGGCAGCCGAAAACCCACTTAGTGTTGGTGGTTTCTCCAGTTATCATACAGGGGGCGCTCAGTTTGGACTGGGAGACGGAAGTGTTCGTTTCCTTAGTGAAAACATCGACGAGACCGTCTATCAGGCATTGGCCAACCGACATGATGGTCAATTGCTTCCGGAGTTTTAA
- a CDS encoding type II secretion system F family protein codes for MKKYSYLCINSDGQEVSGFVNARSDESARIKLMEQGLKVVRVDLIESSQTSESEFSDGDAVDIIEFEGESLEDYGKAVWDVSTDYLDSIRNKKQPQIEGLPLSASLRTLAEESPSSNLAQTFQKMALDLEQGRSQEDTFQRHLQSVPQNLATLIHVSAGTEKLESVIEDYIASERQRRQARHKLLTSFFYSIVLILGSLILFYFLMTIIVGNFKSLFEDFGTELPRLTVLMISFADLLTKHGFKIALIIIGGMLLIWFSFDFLKKRALRRRLLNQIPVFGSILSNTSISQFCRMLAGLIDARVKLPEALMLAAQMTRDPNLIAGCEVLIKRTNAGFSLMESAQSSPHFTKSFIHIFRWQDHPQVFVESLRASSNIYQTKADLKTGTLIFILQPVLISGMLFLLGIPIVAVYLPMIKLLNDLS; via the coding sequence ATGAAAAAGTATTCCTATCTCTGTATTAATTCTGATGGTCAGGAAGTCAGCGGCTTTGTAAATGCACGCAGTGATGAGTCTGCCCGTATCAAGCTGATGGAGCAGGGACTGAAAGTTGTTCGAGTTGATTTGATCGAGTCAAGTCAGACTTCAGAGTCAGAATTCAGCGATGGTGATGCTGTTGATATTATTGAATTTGAGGGAGAGTCATTAGAGGACTACGGTAAAGCTGTTTGGGACGTTAGCACTGATTATCTAGACTCGATCCGAAACAAAAAACAGCCTCAAATAGAGGGGTTGCCATTGTCCGCCAGTTTACGAACACTGGCGGAAGAATCGCCATCAAGCAACCTGGCACAAACTTTTCAGAAGATGGCATTAGACCTGGAGCAGGGGAGATCTCAAGAAGATACCTTCCAACGGCATTTGCAATCGGTACCACAAAACCTTGCGACCTTGATTCATGTCTCCGCTGGTACAGAAAAACTAGAGTCTGTGATTGAAGATTATATTGCCAGCGAGAGACAGCGCAGACAGGCAAGGCATAAATTGCTGACATCTTTTTTCTATTCAATCGTATTAATTCTTGGTTCTTTGATTTTGTTCTACTTTCTGATGACGATCATCGTTGGGAATTTCAAATCACTTTTTGAAGACTTCGGCACTGAGCTTCCCAGGCTGACAGTTCTGATGATCAGTTTCGCTGATCTGTTAACAAAGCACGGATTCAAGATTGCGCTCATTATTATTGGCGGGATGTTACTAATCTGGTTCAGTTTTGATTTTCTGAAGAAGCGTGCCTTGAGACGCCGGCTACTGAATCAAATACCCGTGTTTGGTTCTATTTTGAGTAATACTTCGATCTCTCAATTCTGCCGCATGCTGGCTGGCCTGATTGATGCCAGGGTGAAATTACCCGAAGCACTCATGTTGGCGGCTCAGATGACGCGTGATCCAAACCTGATCGCGGGGTGTGAAGTTCTGATTAAACGGACCAATGCGGGGTTCAGCCTGATGGAATCCGCTCAAAGTTCTCCACATTTTACGAAAAGTTTTATTCATATATTTCGCTGGCAGGACCACCCACAGGTCTTCGTTGAGTCTTTGCGTGCCAGCAGTAACATCTATCAGACCAAAGCAGATTTGAAAACAGGCACACTGATATTCATCCTGCAGCCTGTGCTGATATCTGGAATGTTGTTTTTATTGGGCATTCCGATCGTGGCAGTCTATTTACCAATGATCAAATTATTAAATGATCTCTCATAG
- a CDS encoding ABC transporter permease → MFRGSLIFTNFALKKDVQLRKIHLFRFASIGLVFILFFSSWLSSARIGSPGLDFFTKIVWLNFWLVTLAGIGIFSTAITEEKEEETLPLLKLAGISSLGLLLGKSTVRAVRIILLILAQLPFLILAVALGGITPLQIFATLLAMVAYVILISNLALLCSVYARRSGTAIALVMILLFFLFVLPILLSETFADLQSRGLIDSQGFIAQGVELIHHLSQQISVIERFQTILQVGFKESVLSMQVVSNIMIGVVAFFAAWACFEPWSLRTDAGRVSNPKPSLKTRLRNSRPGQMAFVWKEFQFNSGGKQAFILKLVIYPLLVVLITAGGMFLDGFSSVSFISSYSWRGMMSTSLLLLSAGFIVESTLYVSQMFRDEHRQKMLPLMLLLPHSLSRIIYEKTVGLSLALIPVASGILLIVILAPDSLLEMVDISWQIYIPLIMVQYVVFLHLLAYYSLVVRWGALAIAIGSLILLQACLTPFLQIMYFFFHFSIGANGIIMPAFYLSLISCVVLQFLISGKLRQIAAEE, encoded by the coding sequence ATGTTTCGCGGATCTTTGATCTTCACCAATTTTGCACTCAAGAAAGATGTACAACTCAGGAAAATACATCTATTTCGATTTGCGAGCATTGGTCTCGTATTTATCCTTTTTTTTTCTTCGTGGCTCAGCAGTGCACGCATTGGTTCTCCGGGGCTTGATTTTTTTACAAAAATTGTCTGGCTCAATTTCTGGCTCGTGACTCTTGCTGGAATTGGGATTTTTTCTACCGCGATTACTGAAGAAAAAGAAGAAGAAACACTTCCCTTGCTCAAGCTGGCTGGCATTAGTTCTCTGGGATTACTCCTGGGAAAATCGACTGTCAGAGCAGTCCGTATCATTTTACTGATCCTGGCACAGTTGCCGTTTCTGATTCTGGCCGTCGCACTGGGAGGAATTACCCCCCTTCAGATATTTGCAACACTTTTGGCGATGGTGGCATATGTCATACTGATTTCAAATCTGGCACTACTTTGTTCTGTATATGCCAGACGTTCGGGGACTGCGATTGCCCTCGTAATGATCCTGCTTTTTTTTCTGTTCGTGCTACCAATACTGCTTTCAGAAACGTTTGCAGATCTGCAATCTCGTGGATTGATTGATTCTCAGGGGTTTATCGCTCAAGGGGTTGAGTTGATTCATCACCTGAGTCAGCAGATTTCCGTTATTGAACGTTTTCAAACAATACTGCAGGTGGGATTTAAAGAGTCGGTTCTCAGCATGCAGGTTGTAAGTAATATTATGATAGGTGTTGTCGCTTTTTTTGCTGCCTGGGCCTGTTTTGAACCCTGGTCCCTTCGTACTGATGCAGGAAGGGTTAGCAATCCAAAGCCAAGTCTGAAAACGCGTCTTCGTAACAGTCGTCCCGGGCAGATGGCATTTGTGTGGAAAGAGTTTCAGTTTAATTCTGGAGGCAAGCAGGCATTTATTCTCAAACTGGTTATCTATCCTCTACTGGTTGTGCTCATCACAGCGGGAGGGATGTTTCTGGATGGTTTTTCTTCCGTATCATTTATCTCGTCATACAGTTGGCGAGGAATGATGAGTACATCGCTGTTGTTACTTAGTGCAGGGTTTATAGTCGAAAGTACTCTATACGTTTCGCAGATGTTTCGAGATGAGCATAGACAAAAGATGCTGCCATTAATGCTTTTACTTCCACATTCTCTCTCGAGGATTATTTATGAAAAAACTGTGGGGCTAAGTCTGGCACTCATTCCAGTTGCCAGTGGGATCCTTCTGATTGTAATACTGGCACCTGACAGTCTACTGGAAATGGTTGACATCAGCTGGCAGATTTACATCCCACTGATCATGGTCCAATATGTCGTCTTTTTACATCTGCTGGCTTACTATTCCCTGGTAGTGCGCTGGGGCGCGCTGGCGATTGCAATTGGTAGCTTGATCCTACTGCAGGCCTGTCTGACACCGTTTTTGCAGATAATGTATTTTTTCTTTCATTTCTCAATCGGCGCAAACGGTATTATCATGCCAGCGTTTTATCTGAGTCTGATCAGTTGTGTTGTCTTGCAGTTCCTGATTTCAGGTAAACTGCGTCAGATCGCAGCAGAGGAGTAA
- the asnS gene encoding asparagine--tRNA ligase, with product MIRTKIKAALHTSQPGETIKVSGWVRTRRDSKSGFSFVELNDGSCMSNLQIVIDQSVPDYETLIKDVTTGSSIAVTGIVNESPGKNQRIELHAESFILYGTADAESYPLQKKRHSFEFLREIAHLRPRTNTFGAITRVRNEAAYAIHRFFQSRGFVYIQTPIITTSDCEGAGEMFQVTTLNLERLAQVQTEIDFSQDFFGKPASLTVSGQLEAEIFATSLGECYTFGPTFRAENSNTSRHLAEFWMIEPEMPFYDLEDNMALAESFVRTVIGDVLQNCPEDMEFFNQRIDQTTLEKLHNITENEFIRLSYTEAIEILKSCGKQFDFPIDWGSDMQSEHERYLTEEHFKQPVIVYNYPRTIKPFYMRCNDDGKTVCAMDVLVPGVGEIIGGSQREERYDVLIDRMREGDLNPEDYWWYTDLRKYGTVPHSGFGLGFERLIQLLTSMTNIRDCIPFPRTPKNAEF from the coding sequence ATGATTCGTACCAAAATTAAAGCAGCACTGCATACATCCCAGCCCGGCGAAACAATCAAGGTATCCGGGTGGGTCCGCACACGCCGAGATTCGAAGAGTGGCTTTTCCTTTGTTGAGCTCAATGATGGCAGCTGCATGTCTAATTTACAAATCGTCATCGATCAAAGCGTTCCAGACTATGAAACGTTGATCAAAGATGTCACCACCGGTTCCAGTATCGCAGTCACTGGAATAGTGAATGAATCACCGGGTAAGAATCAGCGAATAGAGCTGCATGCTGAATCGTTTATTCTATATGGAACTGCAGACGCTGAAAGTTACCCTCTCCAGAAGAAACGACACAGCTTCGAGTTTCTCAGAGAAATTGCCCACCTGCGTCCCCGCACCAATACCTTTGGAGCCATTACCCGCGTCCGCAATGAAGCTGCATATGCAATTCATCGCTTCTTTCAGTCCAGAGGGTTTGTCTATATTCAGACTCCGATTATTACCACCAGTGACTGCGAGGGAGCAGGCGAAATGTTTCAGGTCACTACACTCAACCTGGAACGTCTGGCGCAAGTTCAGACCGAAATCGACTTTTCTCAGGATTTTTTCGGTAAACCAGCTTCTCTGACAGTCAGCGGTCAACTGGAAGCAGAAATTTTTGCCACCTCACTCGGTGAGTGTTATACCTTCGGCCCAACATTCCGTGCAGAGAATTCAAATACATCCCGTCATCTCGCTGAATTCTGGATGATTGAGCCTGAAATGCCCTTCTATGATCTTGAAGACAACATGGCACTCGCAGAAAGTTTTGTCAGAACTGTCATTGGGGATGTTCTGCAGAACTGTCCTGAAGACATGGAGTTTTTCAACCAGCGTATCGATCAGACTACATTAGAAAAACTGCACAACATTACCGAAAACGAATTCATTCGGCTCTCTTATACCGAAGCCATCGAGATTCTCAAATCCTGCGGAAAGCAGTTTGACTTCCCCATCGACTGGGGCAGTGATATGCAGTCCGAACATGAACGATACTTAACTGAGGAACACTTTAAACAACCCGTCATCGTTTACAATTACCCCCGAACGATCAAACCCTTCTACATGCGTTGCAATGACGATGGTAAAACCGTCTGTGCTATGGACGTACTTGTTCCAGGTGTTGGTGAGATAATCGGAGGAAGTCAGCGCGAAGAACGCTACGATGTTCTCATTGATCGTATGCGGGAAGGTGATCTAAACCCCGAAGACTACTGGTGGTACACCGACTTACGGAAGTACGGTACAGTCCCTCATTCAGGCTTCGGACTCGGGTTTGAGCGTTTGATTCAGCTACTGACCTCAATGACAAATATCCGTGACTGTATCCCCTTCCCCAGAACTCCTAAAAACGCGGAATTCTGA
- a CDS encoding DUF1559 domain-containing protein: MELWCVIAVIAILIALLLPAVQSAREAARATTCKNNLMQLGIALQNYQMAHLVLPSGTVNSQGPILNQPQGYHVGWVIQILPLLDERVAFQRYDFAKGVYDPVNSEIANHRLTCFVCPSSYLGGYNYAGCQNDVEAPIDSDNQGVFFLNSSIREKDLKDGRAYTIYVGETADGGFLSWTSGTSSTLRNMGTKINQSLKSRISSRVAFPYGDSREYQFQNDPMSDSYFDEYEEMTTDGNSDGIRETEELTAEERKSLLRVGGFSSFHAEGAHFSMGDTSVRYISQKTDYEILKRLANRQDGNLVGEY, encoded by the coding sequence ATGGAGCTGTGGTGTGTGATTGCTGTCATCGCGATACTGATTGCGCTCCTGCTTCCTGCAGTTCAGTCAGCTCGCGAAGCGGCACGAGCGACAACCTGTAAAAATAATCTGATGCAACTCGGAATTGCATTGCAGAATTATCAGATGGCACATCTGGTGCTTCCCTCAGGGACGGTTAATTCCCAAGGGCCCATTTTGAATCAGCCACAAGGCTATCATGTTGGTTGGGTGATTCAGATACTTCCTTTACTGGACGAGCGGGTGGCGTTCCAGCGTTATGATTTTGCGAAAGGTGTTTATGACCCGGTCAATTCAGAAATTGCGAACCATAGACTGACCTGTTTTGTGTGTCCTTCCAGTTATCTGGGGGGATATAATTATGCCGGCTGTCAGAATGACGTTGAGGCCCCGATTGACTCAGATAATCAGGGAGTCTTTTTTTTGAACAGTAGCATTCGCGAAAAGGATCTGAAAGATGGGCGTGCCTACACCATTTATGTAGGTGAAACGGCCGATGGTGGTTTTTTAAGCTGGACTTCGGGGACATCCTCTACGCTGCGTAATATGGGCACCAAAATTAATCAGTCCCTGAAATCTCGTATCTCATCACGAGTGGCATTTCCCTATGGTGATTCACGTGAGTATCAGTTCCAAAATGATCCGATGTCCGATAGTTACTTCGATGAATATGAAGAGATGACGACAGACGGCAATTCGGATGGAATACGTGAAACGGAAGAACTGACCGCGGAGGAACGCAAATCTTTGCTTCGTGTGGGAGGCTTTTCAAGTTTCCATGCTGAGGGAGCGCACTTTAGCATGGGAGATACATCCGTGCGTTATATCAGCCAGAAAACCGATTACGAAATTTTAAAACGTCTGGCCAATCGCCAGGATGGAAATCTGGTTGGGGAGTATTAG
- a CDS encoding type II secretion system F family protein: MEFLGVIFSLAFFVYFPIAGITSVMLARRVQDFGHQGVNQLIKVCWKAFTLFMLALCVIFLLLNIIAVVTNQVTILGTALVALPTILIYIFTIYLEWQCLQLLRSINQEDEYSLSEVMQNRLHIIRTGGWILLGLPLLIFIPVLIYIIPFFILMIAVFCCVLNILSLNKRSRETELLWLMTFCVEKNIPLAAEIDRYSQTKKGRYRDRLLRFSSRLHSGESLSEALAENSGLLPQSAIVALNIGEKTNNPGIALRDSAVRATRKLGTSSDKSNFANLILYLTIILSLQFIITGFIMYWIVPKFKKIFLDFGFELPSITQSLMTASDVIFSYFYLFFPIFSLPLVVLAILHFGNYFGWSNLNIPFITGWFPRLNTPQCLRQIAQTVVIERPPLLALDSIGNYHLWSDVRVQTQSAAQRVRQGNDFWESLREAKVLSSAEAGLCMTAEKVGNLPSVLRSLADTIEQRRFRRIRYFTEICKPVLVCTLAVLVGYFVIALFMPLVYLLFQIS, encoded by the coding sequence GTGGAATTTCTGGGCGTGATATTCAGTCTGGCTTTCTTTGTCTATTTCCCAATAGCAGGAATTACATCGGTCATGCTTGCGCGGCGCGTGCAGGATTTTGGTCATCAGGGAGTCAATCAGCTGATCAAGGTCTGCTGGAAAGCGTTTACTCTGTTCATGCTGGCTCTATGTGTGATATTTCTTCTGCTTAATATTATTGCTGTGGTAACCAATCAAGTAACTATTCTCGGAACTGCCCTGGTCGCTCTGCCAACAATCTTGATTTATATCTTCACAATCTATCTGGAATGGCAGTGCTTACAGTTACTGCGTTCTATCAATCAGGAAGATGAGTACAGTCTCTCAGAAGTTATGCAAAACCGCTTGCATATTATCCGGACTGGAGGTTGGATTTTGCTGGGTTTACCTCTATTGATCTTCATTCCAGTATTAATTTACATCATTCCTTTTTTTATCCTGATGATTGCTGTCTTCTGCTGTGTGTTAAATATCCTGTCATTAAACAAGCGGTCTCGGGAAACAGAACTGCTCTGGCTGATGACGTTTTGCGTTGAGAAGAATATTCCCCTGGCGGCAGAAATCGATCGTTATTCTCAAACGAAGAAAGGCAGATACCGGGACCGATTGTTAAGGTTCAGCAGCAGATTGCATTCCGGTGAGTCCCTTTCCGAGGCACTGGCAGAAAATTCAGGTTTGCTACCCCAGTCAGCAATTGTGGCATTAAATATCGGTGAGAAGACTAACAATCCGGGGATTGCTTTACGGGATTCGGCGGTCAGAGCGACAAGAAAACTCGGTACCAGTTCTGATAAATCGAATTTTGCAAATCTGATTCTATACCTCACAATCATTCTTTCGCTGCAGTTTATTATCACAGGGTTTATCATGTACTGGATTGTTCCGAAGTTCAAAAAGATCTTCCTGGATTTCGGTTTTGAATTACCATCAATTACACAGTCACTCATGACTGCCAGCGATGTGATCTTCTCATACTTCTATCTGTTCTTTCCAATATTCTCATTGCCACTGGTAGTACTGGCAATTTTACATTTTGGTAATTACTTCGGTTGGTCGAACCTCAATATTCCATTTATTACGGGCTGGTTTCCCCGTCTGAATACCCCCCAATGTTTACGACAAATTGCGCAAACCGTGGTGATCGAGAGGCCTCCTCTTCTCGCCCTGGATTCTATTGGTAATTATCACCTCTGGTCTGATGTAAGAGTGCAGACGCAGTCAGCTGCGCAACGAGTTCGTCAGGGTAATGATTTCTGGGAATCGTTACGTGAGGCGAAAGTTCTCTCCAGTGCAGAGGCAGGTCTTTGTATGACTGCTGAAAAAGTGGGTAATCTTCCCTCAGTATTGCGTTCCCTGGCTGATACGATTGAGCAGCGCAGATTTCGCAGAATCAGATACTTCACAGAAATCTGTAAACCGGTTCTGGTTTGTACTCTCGCGGTACTGGTCGGTTACTTTGTCATAGCTCTGTTTATGCCTTTAGTTTATCTGTTGTTCCAAATTTCCTGA
- a CDS encoding PulJ/GspJ family protein — protein sequence MIISDKRRIQRRSYTKIRQGYSLIEMLAVMSAMSILFTAAVTTLAFLMRVEMKGTERLENKLVLQKIAHKFREDVSTAQNAEISKQNSQQILKLALRQNTSITYLTNSPGEGIRREYHREGKLVSQDEYLLPLAGVTFQTEIFNQQELVSMELNIPDKTGHENKTLQAYFQLFRCEAQLNRVGQIQKQSEQTE from the coding sequence ATGATCATATCAGACAAAAGAAGAATACAACGACGTTCTTATACGAAGATACGACAGGGATATTCGTTGATCGAAATGCTGGCAGTAATGTCGGCGATGTCAATTCTGTTCACTGCCGCGGTGACCACTCTGGCATTCCTGATGCGAGTGGAGATGAAGGGAACAGAACGCCTTGAGAATAAACTGGTGCTTCAAAAGATCGCGCACAAGTTCAGAGAAGATGTATCTACAGCTCAGAACGCAGAGATATCCAAACAGAATAGCCAGCAAATACTTAAGCTGGCACTGCGCCAAAACACATCTATCACTTATTTGACAAATTCCCCGGGTGAAGGAATTCGTCGCGAATATCACAGGGAAGGTAAACTTGTCTCACAGGATGAATATTTACTCCCGCTGGCAGGTGTTACTTTTCAGACAGAAATATTCAATCAGCAGGAACTGGTTTCTATGGAGCTGAATATTCCAGATAAGACAGGACATGAGAATAAAACTCTGCAAGCTTATTTCCAGTTGTTCCGGTGTGAAGCACAGTTGAATCGAGTCGGCCAGATTCAGAAACAGTCAGAGCAGACAGAGTGA
- a CDS encoding alpha/beta hydrolase family protein, producing the protein MKILFATLVLFSLVMPAQSVAQAEEEVKIIPDVVYGHKFGMALTFDVFQPEKPNGAGVLFMVSGGWYSRWTEPQNMLSWFKPLLDSGFTVFCVRHGSSPKFKIPEVVEDVRRSVRFIRLHAKEYGVDPNRLGVWGGSAGGHLSLILGTTSDQGEPDAKDKVLQQSDRVAAVAAYYPPTDLREFVEETSPYYQRFPALQFDKELADDFSPLLQVTPDDSPTLLIHGDQDKLVPISHSENIMQQFKEKNVPAELLVIEKAAHGFKGDDQTRASQAVVEWFQKHLQGQSK; encoded by the coding sequence ATGAAAATCTTATTCGCTACCTTAGTACTCTTTTCACTAGTTATGCCTGCGCAGTCAGTTGCTCAGGCGGAAGAAGAAGTCAAAATAATTCCGGACGTCGTTTATGGGCATAAATTTGGAATGGCACTGACATTCGATGTGTTCCAACCCGAGAAGCCGAACGGCGCTGGCGTACTTTTCATGGTTAGTGGCGGATGGTATTCGCGCTGGACGGAGCCTCAAAATATGTTGTCGTGGTTTAAGCCATTATTAGATAGCGGTTTTACAGTATTTTGTGTCAGGCATGGCAGCAGCCCTAAATTCAAAATCCCGGAAGTGGTCGAGGATGTGAGAAGAAGTGTGCGGTTCATTCGTCTGCATGCGAAAGAATACGGTGTGGATCCCAACCGACTGGGGGTTTGGGGTGGAAGTGCCGGAGGGCATTTATCACTGATACTTGGGACGACATCGGATCAGGGGGAACCGGACGCAAAAGATAAGGTGTTACAACAGAGTGATCGCGTGGCTGCAGTTGCTGCCTATTATCCTCCTACTGACTTGCGTGAGTTCGTTGAAGAAACATCTCCCTATTACCAGCGGTTTCCTGCACTACAGTTTGACAAGGAACTCGCTGATGATTTCTCCCCGCTTCTGCAAGTCACTCCCGATGATTCGCCGACTCTGTTGATTCATGGTGACCAGGACAAACTGGTTCCCATCAGCCATAGTGAAAACATCATGCAGCAGTTTAAGGAGAAAAACGTCCCGGCTGAGTTACTGGTTATTGAAAAGGCGGCTCATGGTTTTAAAGGGGATGATCAGACGCGCGCCAGCCAGGCTGTCGTTGAGTGGTTCCAAAAACATCTACAGGGGCAGTCTAAATGA